In the Alkaliphilus oremlandii OhILAs genome, one interval contains:
- a CDS encoding NADH:flavin oxidoreductase: MHKAFTPYKIKDLEIKNRMVLPPMVAFTFAGEDNFVSEKNIDHYASIAKGGAGLIIVEATCVSKDGRLSEDQLGIWSDDFIPGLRKITEACHQHDAKVFIQLHHAGLRASKKIKEDTVTSWNYDNGKVSARALTKEEIHGIEKDFIDAAIRAEKAGFDGIELHGAHSYLLTQFFSSKVNQRTDEYGGSLENGMRMATEIFKGIKEKVQDDFVIGIRMGSNENDLQTSIEMAKKFEALGMDYLHISTGFDNTPIETELPEDFPCNWIVYGATKIKEAVNIPVVAVNSIKTAEHIQYLVDGDLVDFVAIGRAQLADYNFVKHLQEGNGIISCLECNPCQWFTNGENCPRHKIIN, from the coding sequence ATGCATAAAGCTTTTACCCCTTATAAAATTAAAGACCTAGAGATAAAGAATCGAATGGTATTGCCGCCTATGGTTGCTTTCACATTTGCGGGAGAGGATAATTTCGTTTCGGAAAAAAATATTGATCATTACGCGTCTATTGCCAAAGGTGGTGCAGGATTAATCATTGTAGAAGCAACCTGTGTCAGCAAGGATGGCAGACTATCGGAAGATCAACTGGGAATCTGGTCCGACGATTTCATCCCTGGGCTCCGGAAGATTACAGAGGCATGTCATCAGCATGATGCTAAGGTGTTTATACAGCTGCACCATGCAGGATTAAGAGCTTCAAAGAAGATTAAAGAAGACACCGTCACATCATGGAACTACGATAATGGAAAGGTTTCAGCGAGAGCGCTGACCAAGGAAGAAATCCATGGCATAGAGAAGGATTTTATCGATGCTGCCATCAGAGCTGAAAAAGCTGGATTCGACGGAATCGAGCTTCATGGGGCTCATTCCTATCTGTTGACACAGTTCTTTTCCAGTAAGGTGAACCAAAGAACCGATGAATACGGTGGCAGTCTTGAAAATGGAATGAGAATGGCTACAGAGATTTTTAAAGGCATCAAAGAAAAGGTACAGGATGACTTTGTCATTGGTATTCGAATGGGTAGCAATGAAAACGATCTACAGACCAGTATAGAGATGGCGAAGAAATTTGAAGCATTGGGCATGGATTATCTTCATATTTCTACAGGTTTTGATAATACGCCAATAGAGACAGAACTGCCAGAAGATTTTCCTTGTAATTGGATTGTATACGGTGCCACTAAGATAAAGGAAGCGGTGAATATTCCTGTAGTTGCAGTAAATTCAATTAAAACTGCTGAACATATTCAATATCTAGTGGATGGTGATCTGGTGGATTTCGTTGCCATAGGGAGAGCCCAGCTTGCAGATTACAATTTCGTCAAGCATTTGCAGGAGGGCAATGGCATTATCAGCTGTTTGGAATGTAATCCTTGCCAATGGTTTACGAATGGAGAGAACTGTCCGAGACATAAAATAATTAATTGA
- a CDS encoding cyclase family protein, whose product MALRLIDLSQEIFQGMSVFPMHQPTFIMTNMTHEENMVATGSKKLGFSARNLLISEHGGTHCDAVWEYKPSGATIDKMPLNYFWGSAICIDVSHIPPTRRIEPKDLEAAVAKSKQELQRGDIILLYTGHYERSFGTDRWQTTYTGLSYDGAKWLAEKGVVNIGVDAPAIDHPEDLDFSGHLICGEYDITNTENLCNLDQLVNQRFLYFGLPLKIRDGSGSPIRAVALLEE is encoded by the coding sequence ATGGCGTTGCGTTTAATCGATTTATCACAGGAAATTTTTCAAGGAATGTCAGTTTTTCCAATGCATCAACCGACATTTATCATGACGAATATGACCCACGAAGAGAACATGGTAGCAACGGGCAGTAAAAAGCTGGGCTTTTCTGCTAGAAATCTGCTCATCAGCGAGCACGGCGGAACCCATTGTGATGCCGTATGGGAGTACAAGCCTTCCGGCGCAACCATAGATAAAATGCCCTTAAACTATTTCTGGGGTAGTGCAATCTGTATCGATGTATCCCATATTCCTCCGACAAGAAGAATAGAGCCCAAGGACCTAGAGGCAGCAGTAGCAAAATCTAAGCAAGAGCTTCAACGGGGAGATATTATCCTTCTTTATACGGGTCACTATGAGCGGAGCTTTGGAACGGACAGATGGCAAACCACCTACACAGGACTGAGCTACGATGGCGCAAAATGGCTGGCAGAGAAAGGTGTTGTCAATATTGGCGTCGACGCCCCTGCAATTGATCATCCAGAGGACTTAGATTTTTCAGGACATTTGATCTGCGGAGAATATGATATTACTAATACAGAAAATCTATGCAATTTAGATCAGTTGGTCAATCAAAGATTTTTATATTTTGGACTGCCGCTTAAAATTCGTGACGGATCAGGGTCCCCTATAAGAGCTGTAGCACTACTAGAGGAATAA
- the ftcD gene encoding glutamate formimidoyltransferase — protein sequence MSDEKKYVLAVPNFSDGRRMEVIEAIVKELQNVEGVKLVSYEPEHDFNRTVVTVIGEPEPLKEALLNMAGKSYELINMEEQKGTHPRIGAQDTIPLFPFKNITIEECKEMAEAIGKEVYERYHVPVYFSGLNARCEERKALSFIRKGQYEGLKEVAHLDERKPDIGPAALHPTAGATIVSADYEGLTAYNVFLATEDLEIAKQIAKGVRGPSGGFSTVRAVGIKFPERTGVVVSMNMFDCANTPLYRAFNFVKNEAARYGVAVTGSELVGPVKLDYLLNSLEYYLGLENFRKDQILENHLIQ from the coding sequence ATGTCGGATGAGAAAAAATATGTTTTGGCAGTACCAAATTTCAGTGATGGAAGAAGAATGGAGGTAATCGAAGCAATCGTTAAAGAACTTCAAAATGTGGAAGGTGTAAAACTTGTAAGCTATGAGCCAGAGCACGATTTTAACAGAACAGTGGTGACTGTAATCGGAGAACCAGAGCCTCTGAAGGAAGCGCTACTGAACATGGCAGGAAAAAGCTATGAGCTGATCAATATGGAGGAGCAGAAGGGAACCCATCCTAGAATCGGGGCACAGGATACCATTCCATTATTTCCTTTTAAAAACATAACCATAGAAGAATGTAAAGAAATGGCGGAAGCCATCGGGAAAGAGGTCTATGAGCGATACCATGTACCGGTATATTTTTCCGGTCTCAATGCACGATGTGAAGAAAGAAAAGCACTATCCTTTATTAGAAAAGGTCAGTACGAAGGATTGAAGGAAGTGGCTCATTTAGACGAAAGAAAACCAGATATTGGACCTGCGGCATTGCATCCAACGGCAGGGGCTACCATTGTTAGTGCAGACTACGAAGGATTAACAGCATACAATGTTTTCTTAGCGACGGAGGACCTTGAGATTGCAAAGCAGATTGCCAAGGGGGTCAGAGGACCTAGTGGTGGCTTTTCTACAGTAAGAGCAGTGGGGATTAAGTTTCCAGAGAGAACTGGTGTCGTAGTTTCCATGAATATGTTTGACTGTGCAAATACGCCTTTATATAGAGCATTTAATTTTGTGAAAAATGAGGCCGCTCGATACGGGGTGGCTGTTACTGGCTCTGAATTAGTTGGCCCTGTGAAGCTGGATTACCTGCTGAACTCGCTGGAATATTATCTGGGTTTAGAAAACTTCAGAAAAGATCAAATACTGGAAAATCATTTAATCCAATAG